Proteins from a single region of Lentimicrobium saccharophilum:
- a CDS encoding SusE domain-containing protein, which produces MKKTLFFIIALAGILVFNSCEKRELEPVLDMEKTINPVISSPGNNAEYILLEAQEDALWANITWDPAEYNVEAGRNWNLINPDKLGAVTYTVQLDTEADNFSSPLGLTATTETSYSMTIAELNGKLINMGLATGEAHNLVLRIIADVTDGSTYDNAVSETIKMKVTPYAAEIVYPPIYLLGDATAPGWDNANALPLHAFNETQFAIVANLAGEGKFLKFIQTLGAWAPQWGTDGTGTGESGPLVFRPTEDEPDPAGIPAPAAAGDYRIFADIEALTYTITKASETLYLLGDGTPAGWDNTAALPMTKLAPGLFEITVNLAGGSTYFKFIETLGQWSPQYGTDDSGTGDAGNLVFRPTENEPDPPAIPVPAIAGSYKITVDLAKMKYTAVMAN; this is translated from the coding sequence ATGAAAAAAACACTGTTTTTCATCATAGCACTTGCCGGAATACTGGTATTCAATTCCTGCGAGAAGAGAGAGCTGGAGCCGGTTCTGGATATGGAAAAGACCATAAATCCGGTGATTTCCTCGCCCGGCAATAATGCAGAGTACATCCTGCTCGAAGCACAGGAGGATGCCTTATGGGCCAACATTACATGGGATCCGGCTGAATACAATGTTGAAGCAGGACGTAACTGGAACCTGATCAATCCGGATAAACTGGGTGCTGTTACCTATACTGTTCAGCTTGATACGGAAGCGGATAATTTCAGCAGTCCCCTCGGGCTTACCGCTACCACCGAGACCAGTTATTCCATGACCATAGCCGAATTAAACGGCAAATTGATAAATATGGGTCTGGCCACGGGCGAAGCGCATAACCTGGTTTTACGTATTATCGCCGATGTGACTGATGGCTCCACATACGATAACGCGGTATCGGAAACCATCAAGATGAAGGTTACCCCTTATGCGGCTGAAATCGTTTATCCTCCAATTTATCTGCTCGGAGATGCTACCGCACCCGGATGGGATAATGCCAATGCTTTACCGTTGCATGCTTTCAACGAAACGCAGTTTGCCATCGTTGCCAATCTGGCCGGCGAAGGTAAATTCCTGAAGTTCATCCAGACCCTGGGTGCCTGGGCTCCGCAATGGGGTACCGATGGAACCGGTACCGGAGAAAGTGGTCCTTTGGTATTCCGCCCCACAGAGGATGAACCGGATCCTGCGGGCATTCCTGCCCCGGCAGCAGCCGGCGACTACAGGATATTTGCCGATATTGAAGCACTTACCTATACCATTACCAAGGCTTCTGAAACGCTCTATCTGCTGGGCGACGGAACTCCGGCCGGATGGGATAATACTGCCGCACTGCCGATGACCAAATTGGCTCCCGGACTGTTTGAGATTACAGTGAACCTCGCTGGCGGAAGCACTTACTTCAAATTCATTGAAACGCTCGGACAGTGGTCACCTCAATACGGAACGGATGACAGCGGAACAGGCGATGCAGGCAATCTGGTATTCAGGCCTACTGAAAATGAACCTGATCCTCCTGCAATTCCGGTACCTGCCATTGCCGGTAGCTACAAGATTACAGTTGATCTTGCTAAAATGAAGTATACTGCCGTGATGGCAAATTAA
- a CDS encoding RagB/SusD family nutrient uptake outer membrane protein, whose protein sequence is MKKYLKIALAALAMVVLTTSCLKDLDVEPLDENLPVATNVFDSPEAYMQALAKLYASYAVSGQEGPSGKPDIEGIDEGFSNYLRQYWNAQQLSTDEAVMAWNDATIKDFHWQTWAPNDVFIAALYARVFYTISISNEYIRNAAGKEEYKEFLAEARFIRAHSYWHALDLFGSPGFVTEDDAPGAFFPRQIGRTELFNYIESELKAIENDLGNPRFMYGRADKAAAWMLMAKLYLNAEVYTGQNRYADAVTYLEKVLDAGYTLAPAYSDNFMADNHTSPEMIFSINYDGEFTRSFGGMVYLIHAAIGGTMPADEFGVGGGWGGLRTTKAFVQKFYPDVVNGIYSTPRPRNYKNSYPVIYVPGNYMIPEWDPANSAQLASVNSDGNYEGYIWVEAGKEFKFTDGPSWDVNYGDDGFDGTLDPGGANIIPAETGYYKLNVNLNDLTYTMVKTDWGIIGSATEGLWDYDQNMTYDPATGLWNAILDLTAGEVKFRANDGWDINYGDSGLDGILDAGGDNIAIPEAGTYVFAMKLGTPDYTYSITRTAFDKRAMFWTDGQTLEINDIGQFTEGYAITKFKNVNKDGSPARFPHPDYVCTDYPVFRLADAYLMYAEAVKRGGGGSEGRALELVNQVRTRAYGSVDGNISAGELTLDFILDERARELYWEGHRRTDLIRYDKFTTSAYLWPWKGKVPNGTATGSFRNLYPIPAAEMSANPNLQQNTGY, encoded by the coding sequence ATGAAAAAGTATCTCAAAATAGCATTGGCTGCCCTTGCGATGGTAGTCCTTACAACATCATGTCTGAAGGACCTGGATGTTGAACCCCTGGATGAGAACCTGCCGGTAGCCACCAACGTTTTTGATTCTCCGGAAGCTTACATGCAGGCATTGGCCAAATTGTATGCCTCCTATGCCGTGAGTGGTCAGGAAGGCCCCTCGGGTAAGCCCGACATTGAAGGTATTGATGAAGGTTTTTCCAATTACCTGCGTCAGTACTGGAACGCCCAGCAGCTCTCCACCGATGAGGCGGTAATGGCCTGGAACGATGCAACCATTAAGGATTTTCACTGGCAGACCTGGGCGCCGAATGATGTATTTATCGCGGCCCTTTATGCCAGGGTATTCTACACCATCTCGATATCAAACGAATACATCAGGAATGCTGCCGGTAAGGAAGAATATAAAGAATTCCTTGCCGAGGCCCGCTTTATCAGGGCACATTCATACTGGCATGCGCTCGATTTGTTCGGCAGTCCCGGTTTTGTTACCGAAGATGATGCGCCCGGCGCATTCTTCCCCCGTCAGATCGGCCGTACCGAGCTTTTCAATTATATTGAATCGGAGCTGAAGGCCATTGAAAACGACCTTGGCAACCCCCGGTTTATGTATGGCCGTGCCGATAAAGCCGCTGCCTGGATGCTGATGGCAAAATTGTATCTGAATGCAGAGGTTTATACCGGGCAAAACCGTTATGCCGATGCTGTCACTTATCTTGAAAAGGTGCTGGATGCCGGATATACCCTGGCTCCTGCTTATTCAGACAACTTCATGGCCGACAACCACACCAGTCCCGAAATGATCTTTTCTATCAACTACGACGGTGAATTTACCCGTTCATTTGGCGGAATGGTTTATCTGATTCATGCTGCCATCGGCGGAACCATGCCTGCTGATGAGTTTGGAGTTGGCGGCGGCTGGGGCGGATTACGGACCACCAAAGCTTTTGTTCAGAAGTTTTATCCGGATGTTGTAAACGGTATTTACAGCACTCCCCGCCCACGCAATTATAAAAACAGCTACCCGGTAATTTATGTACCTGGTAACTATATGATTCCGGAATGGGATCCTGCAAATTCCGCCCAGCTCGCTTCTGTGAACAGCGATGGCAATTACGAAGGTTACATCTGGGTTGAAGCCGGAAAAGAATTCAAATTTACCGATGGACCCTCATGGGATGTAAATTACGGTGACGACGGATTTGATGGTACACTCGATCCGGGTGGAGCAAATATAATACCTGCCGAAACGGGTTACTACAAACTCAATGTGAACCTCAATGATCTGACTTACACCATGGTGAAAACGGACTGGGGTATAATCGGATCTGCCACAGAAGGCCTATGGGATTATGATCAGAACATGACTTATGATCCGGCCACCGGATTGTGGAATGCAATTCTCGACCTTACAGCCGGGGAAGTAAAATTCAGGGCCAATGATGGCTGGGACATTAATTATGGTGATTCAGGACTCGATGGTATTCTGGATGCCGGCGGTGACAACATTGCAATACCCGAAGCAGGTACCTATGTGTTTGCCATGAAGCTCGGCACACCCGATTATACTTACTCTATAACCCGCACTGCATTCGACAAACGTGCCATGTTCTGGACCGATGGCCAGACCCTTGAAATCAACGACATTGGTCAGTTTACTGAAGGTTATGCCATTACCAAGTTCAAAAATGTGAACAAGGACGGTTCGCCGGCACGCTTCCCGCATCCCGATTATGTATGTACCGATTACCCGGTATTCCGTCTGGCAGATGCTTACCTGATGTATGCAGAAGCAGTGAAGCGTGGTGGTGGCGGAAGCGAAGGACGCGCGCTTGAACTGGTTAACCAGGTGCGTACCCGTGCTTACGGATCTGTTGATGGAAACATTTCAGCAGGAGAGCTTACCCTCGATTTCATCCTTGATGAGCGTGCCCGTGAACTTTACTGGGAAGGCCACCGCAGGACCGACCTTATCCGTTATGACAAGTTTACCACTTCAGCTTATCTGTGGCCCTGGAAGGGTAAAGTGCCCAATGGCACCGCGACCGGAAGCTTCAGGAATCTTTATCCCATTCCTGCTGCTGAAATGTCGGCCAATCCGAACCTGCAGCAGAACACTGGTTATTAA